One Heterodontus francisci isolate sHetFra1 chromosome 13, sHetFra1.hap1, whole genome shotgun sequence genomic window, ccatcttagagcgaagaagaaagtacagaaggtcctcatcagggaactcctcttttctgacgatgctgcattaacatcccacacagaagggcggcacagtggcgcagtggttagcaccacagcctcaccgcagatccagcgacccgggttcaattctgggtactgcctgtgtggagtttgcaagttctccctgtgtctgcgtgggtttcctccgggtgctccggtttcctcccacatgccaaagacttgcaggttgataggtaaattggccattataaattgcccctagtataggtaggtggtagggaaatatagggacaggtggggatgtggtaggaatatgggattagtgtaggattagtataaatgggtggttgatgttcggcacagtctcggtgggccgaagggcctgtttcagtgctatatctctaaaaaaaaaagaatgtctgcagagactcatcaacaggattgcggctgcctgcaatgaatttggcctaaccatcagtctcaagaaaacgaacatcatggtacaggatgtcagaaatgctccatccatcaatatcggtgaccacgctctggaagtggttcaagagtttacctacctaggctcaactattaccagtgacctgtctctcaatgaagaaatcaacaagcgcatgggaaaggcttctgctgctatgttcagactggccaagagtgtctgggaaaatggcgcactgacacggaaaacatgtgtgcatcaagcctgtgtcctcagtaccttgctgtatggcagcgaggcctggacaatgtatgtcagccaagagcgacgtctcaattcattccatctttgctgtctccagagaatccttggcatcaggtggcaggaccgtatctccaacacagaagtcatcgaggcagccaacatccccagcataaaaCCCTAcctagccagtggcgcttgagatggcaggaatcccaaggacacattgtacagcgagctcgtcactgctatcagacccaccagccgtctatgtctccgctttaaaggcgtctgcaaacgtgacatgaagtcctgtgacattgaccacaagtcgtgggagtcagttgccagtgattgccagagctggtggacagccataaaggcggggctaaagagtggcgagtcgaagagacttagcagttggcaggaaaaaagacagaagcgcaatgagagagccaactgtgtaacagccccgacaaccaattttttctgcagcacctgtgaaagagtctgtcactctagaattggcctttatagccactccaggcgctgcttcacaaaccatgaataaaagcaaaatactccggatgctggaaatctgaaataaaaacaagaaatgctggaaccactcagcaggtctggcagcatctgtgaaaagagaagcagagttgacgtttccggTCAgtgtccgatgaagggtcactgacccgaaacgttaactctgcttctcttttcacagatgctgccagacctgctgagtggttccagcattttttgtttttatttcacaaaccatgaccacctccaggcgcttatccgttGTCTCTctcgacaaggaggccaaagaaagaaagaaacacttGCGAAAAGTTTGTTGGCATATAAATAAGTAAACTTTGGTACTAATTacactttatatatatatagaggCTCTACCGCTGAATAATTTTAATATTTTAACATATATTAAACATGCACGTTTATTTATTTGACTTCATTTTCTCAGCTAAAAAAATGTTCGTCCTAATATTTTACTCGTGTTTCTCTATGGAACTTAGTTTATTAACCCATGGACCCATGCTCATTCACAGCCGAAATGAATCCTCGCGCATTTATCCTTCACTGTGCATCGTTATATTAACCCACGGCCTATGCGATTTGAGAAATCCAAAACAGTATAACTAGAATTCCATCACTATATTTGCAGAAATGTATAGCTAGCATCCAGCTACTACATTGAAGATGTCATGCAATTATTTAGAATTGAATTGCAGTTTTCTTCTTGATCTAAGTTCTGCCAATTTGTCATTTAAGCAGCCAAATATTGCAAGGCTTGCAATTTTATTCAGCATTCTCTGCGCAtggtattttttttttaagtgctttAATCTGTCAGTTAACTGTGTCATGCTCCTGATCTGTTTCAACGTCAGTATTTTAAGACGTGTTGAGGGATGACCAAACTATACAATATATCAAAAATTACACGCCATGCAGTATCTTTAGAGGACTATTTTGTATTTGATGCAACAGCATGCTCCGGTAGCAACAATTAATTCACGttcaaaaaaaaatcccttttagggACAATCTGTCTtgaggaatgaatgaatgaatgctaCAGGACGTCCACATAGTGGAATGACGAAGTTCCTAAAGGTAAGGGCTTTAAGGACTGTGGTATGGGCAATTCTTTGATGCTGGCTGGAAATCTGGATGGTGGAAGGCATTTTAAAATGCCTTGCATAGATATGAGGAATAAAGTGGCGGGTGCTTTCCCGCACAGGTAGTTGTATTTCTCTTCTCCCAAAAGCCCATTCCATTCATTCGGATTGTCTTCTAAAACCCTTTTCATTTTAAACTGGAGACTTGACATGAAGAGCAGCAGCTGATCGATGCACAGCTTTTTGGACTCCACGTTGATCTTTGACACCCGGAGTTGCTCTAAGATGACATCCAGAGGAGTTAGCCCTTTGCTGTCTACAATCTTGGGTGAAGCTCCACTGCCCAGCAACATTAGAACAGTCTCCGCTCTCAGCAGCTCACAGGCTAAATGTAAAGGCGTCTTTCCATCTTCTATGTGGAagcagcccttcctgttgatgtagGACTTAAAGCCAGGGAGTTGATTGGTTATCTTAAGGATCAGGCCCAGTATGTCCTTGCGGTCATACCGGACTGCCAAGGCGAGATGAGGGGCAGATGATGGGCAACAGCAGAAACGATCTCCAGGTACCTCGAGTGCCTCGTCCTGATAATGAGATAACAGGTATTGTGCATAGGGTAGATGATTGTGGACCACTGCATACAGGAGGGCTTCTGAAGGTGAGTAAGTGCGCAGGCTGGTATTCTCTTCCCAGTAAAATGATTCCATAGTCCTCATGTCCTCTAGCATCCACACAGGTTTGCGGTCTCTCACTGCCTGGTAAAACATATATGATAGAAATTTACATTGTCTTTGATCGTCCTGGCTGGAAGGTGAGTTGCTGCACATCCTACAAGGAAACAAGCCAGCTAAAGTTGTCCACGCCAAGGGAATTCCAGATGGGTCTCCTTTCCCTTTATTTCCCccccttttttaaaaattgaaatcctACACGAGCCCGAAGGTCAAAGCTGTCCCGTGCATTTTCACTGCAGTATTTGTGAAACGCCCGCAACCGCCTGCTCAGTGCAAGCTCCTCAGCTAAGCCCCAGGATCAGGCTCTCCTCCCTCTTCGCATCTGCACACCTTCCCCTTCTCTTCCTTAAATCTGAGAATATAAGTAAAGCAAACAGAGGCTGCTCTCGCATTCAGAGAGAAGCATTGGGACTGACCATCATGGTTGGCATTGGCGATCCTGgccgaggaagaggagggaggaggaggttgaGGGGACACACTGCGCTTTCTCCGCACTTGGCCCAGTGCTGCAGACGATCCGCTGTGCTGGTGCGGCTCGGCTTGTTCGCGGCGCTCTCTCTCTCATCCGCCTTTGCGAGCTGTCACTGTCACCGGGAGCACCCGGGGCGGCGATGCTGAGCGTACCGGGGCTAACAGAGCGGATGAGCCAGCAGCAAGGGCAGAAATTAAAAGACACGGGGAGGCGAGAGTGGCACCGTATAGCCGGCACAGAATAAGAAAGCATAATGTAGAAAACTGAAACTGGAGATTAAAGTGGAGAGGGCCAGCAGTGAAGGAGAACAACAACAAAAAACAGAACGAGGGTAGCAAGAAAGGGGTTAAAACAAAGGAAATGAAATGAATGTTGAAATGCAGAGACAGGTCGTACAGATAGATATACAGGAGAGGGGGCGGGAAATTATTAAAGGGAGATGGTCCGGGAAACTAAACATGAAGTGATGCAACAAAAGGACATGACACGGCCGCCGGGTGCCAGTTTGAAGCAAGTTGTGAGTTACTGCTGTAGCTATGTTATTTGCCCATTGGTGCAACTCAAAACCTTCTTCCCGCTGACTGACACAGCAAAATGGGACACTCACATCACTTGCCGGGATTTTCACGATAAAAGTCATTTTAAAAAACCCACAAAAATACTCAGTTTTTTCCTGTTGAATGCGCAGCGAAagctcac contains:
- the zgc:112001 gene encoding ankyrin repeat domain-containing protein 9, which codes for MCSNSPSSQDDQRQCKFLSYMFYQAVRDRKPVWMLEDMRTMESFYWEENTSLRTYSPSEALLYAVVHNHLPYAQYLLSHYQDEALEVPGDRFCCCPSSAPHLALAVRYDRKDILGLILKITNQLPGFKSYINRKGCFHIEDGKTPLHLACELLRAETVLMLLGSGASPKIVDSKGLTPLDVILEQLRVSKINVESKKLCIDQLLLFMSSLQFKMKRVLEDNPNEWNGLLGEEKYNYLCGKAPATLFLISMQGILKCLPPSRFPASIKELPIPQSLKPLPLGTSSFHYVDVL